TATGTTTTTCTATCGATTTCTCCATTGGTCAATATTCCCACAGCCCCCTCTTTTTGTTTCGAATTTGATCGACCGAAATAGAGATCATCTGCATCTCCTAGTTCTACTCCTTCCCTGACCATTTTAGCTATGGGTTCGGGCAGATAAAATACAGCGGTTTGTGCTTGACTTGCAGCATTTTTTGAAAGGACAACAATCCAAGCAAAAGCTTGCATTCCGAATTCGTCATCATGAATACCACCTTCTATTCCTATCCAAAAATCTGCATTGGGTATTTCGCGCTGAGCATTCAAAGCTCTTTTTTCTGCTCCAGCAAGCGTTTCTTGCTGGGACATGGGCTGATCTCGCACTTCTGATGAAACAGAAACACCTTCGCATCTAATCTCCCGTTCCGGAAACATTTTTTTAAAAGCTGCTTTGGTTGCTTCTATTTTAACTGGATTTTTAGAGGCTACAATTGATTTAAATAACATTATTTATACTTTTAATACGTGATTTACATCTCTTTACATAAGAGTACAGTAGACAAATTTACGGCAATAAGGTGCAAAATCTTTATATTGAAAAAGCAAGTACTAACCCTAGGACTTAGTTCTTATGTCAATTCAATTATGATGGAAGATGTGAGAACAGATTTATTTGATATTCAATTGACTGTTGTCTGTTAAAAATCAGTCCAATAAAATTTGAATTCTATCATATGTTAGATTCAGAAAATCATGAAGCTCCTCTGGCACATTACTTTTTCTAGTATCAATTAACCAATTTGATTGAAATTCTTTAGTACTATATTCAATTATAAACCCTCCCCAATCGCTGCAATCTGGACAGCCGATATATTGATCTTCAATCTCCAAAAGCTCAGAAGGAATTTCATCAGTAATGTCTGAAACCAATGACAGTTTTTCATTGCCTATAAATTCAAACTCTCCCGAATACAAGCTATCCCTTGGGTATGTGTTATCAGATTTAAACAAACTGTCATTTTGGATTTTAAAAATTTCTATACAATCCTGTGGAAAACAATTTCCAAAAAACATTCCAAATATTATATATTCAGGATAAACGGGTTTCTCTTCTATCTCTGGTTTTATTTTCTCTCCTTCTATGCAGCTTGTGAAAACCAATGATAGCAAAAGTAAAAAGGCATATTGAAGTATCTTCATTAGCAAAAATTATGAGCATTTAAAACAAGGTTCAATATAATATATTTCAATAGTGCAAACCAAATTTGATTTTAATCGACTAGTAAGAAAAGTAGCTAACTGTTATGATAAAGTAAATTGATTAACAAAAAAAAGCCAGAATCAAAATGATCTGGCTTTTCAATCTGCAAATTCATACCATCACCTACTGATAGACTAAATCGAATCTATCCAACTTCATCACTTTATCCCATGCGGCTACAAAATCATTTACAAACATTTCCTTCGAATCAGCTTGTGCGTAAACTTCCGCTAAAGCTCTTAATTCAGAATGAGAACCAAAAACCAGGTCTGCTCTAGTAGCTGTATATTTTTGTTCGCCTGAATTTCTATCTTTTCCAATGAACTGCTCTTTAGTATCATCGGTAGCTTCCCACTCCGTACTCATATCTAATAGATTTACGAAAAAATCGTTGGTCAATTGCTCATTTTTATCAGAAAAAACTCCATGTTTTGAGCTATTGTAATTCGCTCCTAAAGCTCTCATACCACCAAGTAAAACTGTCATTTCTGGTGGAGTTAAAGTCAATAATTGAGCCTTATCGATTAGCAATTCTTCGGTGGAAACAGAATATCGTGTTTTTAAATAATTTCTAAAACCATCTGCCATTGGCTCCAGCAAGTTCATGGACTCTATATCCACCTGCTCTTGTTTAGCATCCATCCGACCGGGTGTAAATGGTACATTAACAACATAGCCAGCATTTTGTGC
This is a stretch of genomic DNA from Marivirga harenae. It encodes these proteins:
- the yjjX gene encoding inosine/xanthosine triphosphatase, whose amino-acid sequence is MLFKSIVASKNPVKIEATKAAFKKMFPEREIRCEGVSVSSEVRDQPMSQQETLAGAEKRALNAQREIPNADFWIGIEGGIHDDEFGMQAFAWIVVLSKNAASQAQTAVFYLPEPIAKMVREGVELGDADDLYFGRSNSKQKEGAVGILTNGEIDRKTYYEHAMVMALIPFANKIK